A window from Prochlorococcus marinus str. GP2 encodes these proteins:
- a CDS encoding histidine kinase has product MNDKKELKLILVAARNQLSSGDIKSLIAYLESDDCEFEISLQISEPTEQPELLELHRLVAIPALIKISPAPKQIFAGSNIFSQLQKWLPRWTQEGLTKNLGINLQPSKIDTIRTQKEFLLEDELLVLRQENETLTKRIESQERLLRMVAHELRTPLTAATLAVQSQKLGQIDISKLQEVIKRRLEEIELLSQDLLEVGTTKWEALFNPQKIDLGNISAEVILELEKFWRLRNIEIDTDIPSDLPNVFADQRRMRQVFLNLIENAIKFSKDSGSIKITMMHKTNQWVEITICDKGAGVPLSEQKRIFLDRVRLPQTSEGTSGFGIGLSVCRRIVQVHGGRIWVVSEIGEGSCFHFTVPVWQGQNKEQQYLTKG; this is encoded by the coding sequence TTGAATGATAAAAAAGAGTTAAAACTAATACTAGTTGCAGCTAGAAATCAACTTTCTAGTGGTGATATTAAGTCGCTCATAGCTTATTTAGAATCAGATGATTGTGAATTTGAGATATCTCTTCAGATCTCTGAGCCAACTGAACAGCCGGAATTACTTGAACTACACAGATTAGTTGCTATTCCCGCACTTATTAAAATTTCCCCAGCTCCAAAGCAGATATTTGCTGGAAGTAATATTTTCTCTCAGTTGCAGAAATGGTTACCAAGGTGGACACAGGAAGGCTTAACAAAAAATCTAGGGATTAATTTGCAACCATCCAAAATAGATACAATAAGAACTCAAAAAGAATTTCTTTTAGAAGACGAACTTCTTGTTTTAAGACAAGAGAATGAAACATTAACAAAAAGGATTGAATCTCAGGAAAGATTATTAAGAATGGTTGCGCATGAATTAAGAACTCCTTTAACTGCTGCTACTTTGGCTGTTCAAAGTCAAAAACTTGGACAAATAGATATTTCAAAACTACAAGAGGTAATTAAAAGACGTCTAGAAGAAATAGAACTTTTATCCCAGGATCTTTTAGAAGTGGGAACAACAAAATGGGAAGCATTATTTAATCCTCAGAAGATTGACTTAGGTAATATTAGTGCTGAAGTAATACTTGAATTAGAAAAATTTTGGAGATTAAGGAATATTGAAATTGATACTGATATTCCATCTGATCTGCCAAATGTCTTCGCAGATCAAAGAAGGATGAGACAAGTATTTTTAAATTTAATTGAGAATGCTATTAAATTTTCAAAAGACTCTGGATCTATAAAAATTACTATGATGCACAAGACAAATCAATGGGTAGAGATAACAATTTGTGACAAAGGTGCAGGTGTTCCTTTGAGTGAACAAAAAAGAATTTTTCTCGACAGAGTTAGACTCCCACAGACTTCTGAAGGAACTTCAGGATTTGGAATCGGGTTATCTGTTTGTAGAAGAATAGTACAAGTTCATGGAGGAAGAATATGGGTTGTATCTGAAATTGGTGAAGGTTCTTGCTTCCATTTTACTGTTCCTGTGTGGCAAGGACAAAACAAAGAGCAACAATACTTGACGAAAGGCTAG
- a CDS encoding SRPBCC family protein, producing MNNPQESVDHFKTNDYRTIEQTMEKFSNGTRRLAAQLTTSASLDSLWNVLTDYDRLNLFIPNLLSSKKIYQNKNNVHLKQVGAQDFLGMKFSAEVTIDLFEDKEHGLLKFNLIKGDFRKFEGSWKIQNIKNTPKNSLIYDLTVQGCQWMPIGMIEKRLKKDLSENLLAVDRQAKLSKD from the coding sequence ATGAATAATCCTCAAGAATCAGTAGATCATTTTAAAACCAATGACTACAGGACAATTGAGCAAACGATGGAAAAGTTTTCTAACGGAACTAGACGACTTGCAGCACAACTAACTACTTCTGCTAGTTTAGATTCGTTGTGGAATGTTTTAACAGATTATGATCGGTTAAATCTCTTTATACCAAATCTACTATCAAGCAAAAAAATATATCAAAATAAAAATAATGTCCACCTTAAGCAAGTTGGTGCTCAAGATTTCCTTGGAATGAAATTTTCAGCAGAAGTAACCATCGATCTATTTGAAGATAAGGAGCATGGCCTTTTAAAATTCAATTTAATAAAAGGAGATTTCAGAAAATTTGAAGGAAGTTGGAAAATTCAAAATATTAAAAATACCCCAAAAAATTCATTAATATACGACCTTACTGTTCAAGGTTGTCAATGGATGCCTATAGGTATGATAGAAAAAAGACTAAAAAAGGATCTTTCGGAGAATCTGCTTGCAGTAGATAGGCAAGCAAAATTATCAAAAGATTAG
- a CDS encoding FAD-binding oxidoreductase, giving the protein MYSQAKVIAGGLAHIPVVIAVFYFILTTFNKRALKFVEESKTKKPESKVVEPKKVEVSKAESSNVEPPKTEAPKTEEPKVVKKKHADVPVNIYRPKTPYEGTVIENYSLLKEGAIGRVNHITFDLKDSDPFLNYVEGQSIGILPAGEDSNGKPHKLRLYSIASTRHGDNFNGNTVSLCVRQLQYEKDGETINGVCSTYLCDIKPGDKVKITGPVGKEMLLPDEEDANIVMLATGTGIAPMRAYLRRMFEATEKEKNNWNFKGKAWLFMGAPKSANLLYEEDLQRYLVDYPDNFKYTKAISREQQNTKGGRMYIQDRVLESANELFNMIEDEKTHIYLCGLKGMEPGIDEAMTKAAEEKGLNWSELRPQLKKAGRWHVETY; this is encoded by the coding sequence ATGTACTCACAAGCAAAAGTAATCGCAGGCGGATTAGCTCATATACCAGTAGTAATAGCTGTTTTTTATTTTATACTCACGACTTTCAATAAGAGAGCTTTAAAATTTGTTGAAGAATCAAAAACTAAAAAACCTGAGTCAAAAGTAGTGGAACCAAAAAAAGTTGAAGTTTCGAAAGCAGAATCTTCAAATGTAGAACCTCCAAAAACTGAAGCCCCTAAGACTGAAGAACCAAAAGTGGTAAAGAAAAAACATGCAGATGTACCAGTTAATATTTATAGGCCTAAGACTCCCTATGAAGGTACTGTAATTGAAAACTACAGTCTTCTTAAGGAAGGTGCAATTGGTAGAGTTAATCACATAACTTTTGATCTTAAAGATAGTGATCCATTCTTAAATTATGTTGAAGGTCAAAGTATAGGTATCTTGCCTGCAGGAGAAGATTCTAATGGTAAACCCCATAAATTGAGACTTTACTCTATAGCAAGCACAAGACATGGAGATAATTTTAATGGTAATACAGTTTCTCTCTGTGTTAGACAGCTTCAGTATGAAAAAGATGGAGAAACAATAAATGGTGTATGTTCTACTTACTTATGCGATATTAAGCCTGGAGATAAAGTAAAAATAACAGGTCCTGTAGGCAAGGAGATGCTTCTCCCGGATGAAGAGGATGCGAACATAGTTATGTTGGCAACTGGTACTGGAATAGCTCCTATGAGAGCTTATTTAAGAAGAATGTTCGAAGCAACAGAAAAAGAAAAAAATAATTGGAACTTTAAAGGGAAAGCTTGGCTATTTATGGGTGCCCCTAAATCAGCTAATTTGTTATATGAGGAAGATTTACAGAGATATCTTGTTGATTATCCAGATAATTTTAAATATACAAAAGCTATTAGTCGTGAGCAGCAAAATACAAAAGGTGGAAGAATGTATATTCAAGACAGAGTTTTAGAATCAGCAAACGAGCTTTTCAATATGATTGAAGATGAGAAGACACATATTTATCTTTGTGGATTAAAGGGCATGGAACCAGGAATAGATGAAGCTATGACAAAGGCGGCTGAAGAAAAAGGCTTGAACTGGTCAGAATTAAGACCTCAATTAAAAAAAGCAGGAAGATGGCACGTAGAAACTTACTAA
- the zwf gene encoding glucose-6-phosphate dehydrogenase, producing MTSTLSNPLRLGLRQERVISPQCLVIFGASGDLTHRKLIPALFELFLQRRIPSEFGIVGCARRTWSDNEFREKMKVKLSNQISGKESEWEQFSNYLFYEPVDLQQSDHVVRLSKRLNEIDKTQATHGNRTFYLSVSPNFYASGCKALKAAGLLNDPKKSRLVIEKPFGRDYSSAKKLNKIVQSCAEESQIYRIDHYLGKETVQNILVLRFANTIFEPIWNRNYISSVQITSSETVGVEDRAGYYESSGALRDMLQNHMTQMLAVTAMEPPGKFEPEAIRNEKAKVLQASKLADENKPWNCCIRGQYGEGGNISNRLKGYRQEEGVNCNSTTETYIAAKVFVDNWRWQGVPFYLRTGKRLPKRLGEIVLTFKDVPVHLFESTIINPAPNQLILRIQPNEGATFKFEVKSPGSGMKSRPVEMEFSYDESFGEPSDEGYVRLLADAMLSDPTLFTRSDEVEAAWKLYTPLIELMDNSPWKLPIYNYESMTWGPPESDQLLSKDNIFWRRP from the coding sequence ATGACTTCAACTTTAAGTAATCCTCTAAGACTAGGTTTACGGCAGGAAAGAGTCATTTCTCCACAATGCTTAGTAATATTTGGTGCTAGTGGAGACCTTACTCATAGAAAATTAATACCAGCCTTATTTGAACTCTTTTTGCAAAGAAGAATTCCTAGTGAATTTGGAATAGTTGGTTGTGCTCGAAGAACTTGGTCTGATAATGAGTTTAGAGAAAAGATGAAAGTAAAGCTTTCCAATCAAATATCTGGTAAAGAAAGTGAGTGGGAACAATTTTCTAATTATCTTTTCTATGAGCCAGTTGACTTACAACAAAGTGATCATGTCGTAAGGCTTTCTAAAAGATTAAATGAAATTGATAAAACACAAGCTACTCATGGGAATAGAACATTTTATTTATCAGTATCTCCGAATTTCTATGCAAGTGGATGTAAAGCTCTAAAAGCAGCTGGCCTTTTAAATGATCCTAAGAAAAGTCGTTTAGTGATTGAAAAACCTTTTGGAAGAGATTATTCAAGTGCAAAGAAATTGAATAAAATCGTTCAAAGTTGTGCTGAAGAAAGTCAGATTTATAGGATTGATCATTACTTAGGTAAAGAGACAGTTCAAAATATTCTTGTTTTGAGGTTTGCTAACACTATTTTTGAACCCATCTGGAACAGAAATTATATATCAAGTGTTCAAATTACTTCATCTGAAACAGTGGGTGTTGAAGATAGAGCAGGTTATTACGAAAGCTCTGGTGCTTTAAGGGATATGCTTCAAAATCATATGACTCAAATGCTTGCTGTTACTGCTATGGAACCTCCTGGAAAGTTTGAACCAGAAGCAATAAGAAATGAAAAAGCTAAGGTTCTTCAAGCTTCAAAACTTGCAGACGAAAATAAACCTTGGAATTGTTGCATAAGAGGTCAATATGGAGAGGGAGGAAATATTTCAAATCGACTCAAAGGATATAGGCAGGAAGAGGGCGTTAATTGTAATAGCACAACAGAAACTTATATTGCGGCAAAAGTTTTCGTTGATAACTGGCGTTGGCAAGGCGTTCCTTTTTATTTGAGAACTGGGAAAAGACTACCCAAAAGACTTGGAGAAATAGTCTTGACTTTTAAAGATGTTCCTGTTCATTTATTTGAATCAACAATAATAAATCCTGCCCCAAATCAACTTATCCTTAGAATTCAGCCAAATGAAGGTGCTACTTTCAAATTTGAGGTAAAATCTCCAGGGTCTGGAATGAAATCAAGACCTGTTGAGATGGAATTTTCTTATGACGAATCATTTGGAGAACCCTCAGATGAAGGCTATGTAAGATTATTAGCTGATGCAATGCTTTCTGACCCAACCCTATTTACTCGAAGTGATGAAGTAGAGGCAGCCTGGAAACTTTATACGCCATTAATAGAATTGATGGATAATTCTCCTTGGAAGTTGCCTATTTATAACTATGAATCTATGACGTGGGGACCTCCTGAGTCTGATCAATTACTTTCAAAAGATAATATTTTCTGGCGTAGACCCTAA
- a CDS encoding glucose-6-phosphate dehydrogenase assembly protein OpcA — translation MKPQLTLQTPLELPYQEISNYLNKLWISEDKDNTGANTFTLMVWQPAWLEQCLVQKGLVNGPITGNLSTEIIEVAKNFILDQGLPINTSLNSEELLNLLKENLSNKDIEDFRGQFFESSISTLNPRRLITLAPTINKNSDIKTFVSAYCPLSDTPAIQPICGDLVVIRGDSASISNKGLKIIDELFIHELPSWLWWNGSLDESPEIFESFANYGLRLIIDSALGSPKRCLKVLDQLNNSNKAINDLNWVRLKNWRESLAMIFDPPSRRPILDHITDIDIDIAGDHIIQALFLISWISDKLGWSFLRVDRDTESTKIEFERINGEIISTSINPLSLGNPSIHLGQVIGLRLISKISEVQKNNTCVILGCESVECMRLEAGGMANMELIEQVVPNSFFSSEYDVSKLLGSSRGNTSPLFENSIKIALQIFNGFTN, via the coding sequence ATGAAACCTCAACTAACACTCCAAACCCCATTAGAGCTTCCTTATCAGGAAATTTCTAATTACCTTAATAAATTATGGATTTCAGAAGATAAAGATAATACTGGAGCTAATACATTTACATTAATGGTCTGGCAGCCTGCTTGGCTTGAACAATGTTTGGTTCAAAAAGGATTAGTAAATGGACCAATTACTGGAAATTTAAGTACAGAGATAATTGAAGTTGCAAAAAATTTTATATTAGATCAAGGACTTCCTATCAATACTTCCCTTAATAGTGAAGAATTATTGAATTTGTTGAAGGAAAATTTATCTAATAAAGACATTGAAGACTTTAGAGGACAATTTTTTGAATCATCAATAAGTACATTGAATCCAAGAAGATTAATAACTCTAGCGCCAACGATAAATAAAAATTCAGATATCAAAACTTTTGTATCAGCTTACTGTCCATTAAGTGATACTCCAGCTATTCAACCTATATGTGGGGATTTAGTTGTTATTAGGGGGGACTCAGCCTCAATATCCAATAAAGGATTAAAAATAATTGATGAATTATTTATTCATGAATTACCTTCATGGTTGTGGTGGAACGGAAGCTTGGATGAATCGCCTGAAATCTTCGAATCTTTTGCTAATTATGGACTAAGGTTAATAATTGATTCTGCTCTTGGATCGCCTAAGAGATGTTTAAAAGTTTTAGATCAATTAAATAATTCAAATAAAGCTATTAATGATTTGAATTGGGTTAGGTTAAAAAATTGGAGAGAATCATTAGCAATGATTTTTGATCCGCCTTCGAGAAGACCAATTTTAGATCATATTACTGATATTGATATTGATATCGCAGGAGATCATATTATTCAAGCTTTGTTTTTGATCTCATGGATTAGCGATAAACTTGGTTGGTCTTTTCTAAGAGTTGATAGGGATACAGAATCAACAAAAATAGAGTTTGAAAGAATTAATGGCGAAATAATTTCTACATCAATTAATCCCTTATCTTTAGGGAATCCAAGTATTCATTTAGGACAAGTAATTGGATTGAGGTTGATTTCAAAAATTAGTGAGGTTCAAAAAAATAATACTTGTGTAATACTTGGCTGTGAATCAGTGGAATGTATGAGACTTGAAGCAGGGGGAATGGCTAATATGGAATTAATAGAACAAGTTGTTCCAAATTCTTTTTTTTCATCAGAGTATGATGTAAGTAAATTATTGGGAAGTAGTAGAGGTAATACTAGTCCTCTTTTTGAAAATTCTATTAAAATAGCTCTTCAAATATTTAATGGTTTTACAAACTAA
- a CDS encoding cobyrinate a,c-diamide synthase, whose amino-acid sequence MPCVISSPSTDSGKTTLSLLISCWAFSKGIKVQTFKVGPDYLDQQQLSSIGQPICRNLDIFLSGEDWVQESFLKHSLKYEFSLIEGAMGLFDGLGSTTYSSTADISKLLNTPVIFIVNARGQVASLLATVRGFKNFDSELLISGIIFNNVNSDRHKKLIKEVFKNEDIEILGFLPSDSKITLNKANLGLVSPLDNSKEIDVEYFANFAEQNLDVFSLIKFLKSPQKKIFNSVSFADFKIDRGKPIAIAEDKIFHFQYPETREFLAEIGIPLISWSIYDDEEIPNEASSLIIPGGFPEKYADHISNSIKSLNSLRKFRKNGFIYAECGGMMILGDFIKDENGNNHKMSGILPFRSKKSKLSVGYRYIEGLKDTPIIKQNQLIRGHEFHYWEIENNLSELDLRKAEYKKKLPSPWKIKSWKTKYKNEGFFDEKLHASWIHLHMPSSREVAKNFIDATQISFSKDC is encoded by the coding sequence ATGCCTTGTGTAATATCTTCTCCTTCAACTGATAGTGGCAAAACTACATTATCGCTTTTGATATCTTGTTGGGCGTTTTCAAAAGGTATAAAGGTACAAACTTTCAAGGTTGGCCCAGATTATCTTGATCAACAACAACTTAGTTCAATTGGCCAACCTATTTGTAGGAATTTAGATATTTTTTTAAGTGGTGAGGATTGGGTTCAAGAAAGTTTTTTAAAACATTCTTTGAAATATGAATTCTCATTAATTGAAGGAGCAATGGGCCTATTTGATGGATTAGGGTCGACGACCTATTCCAGCACAGCAGATATATCTAAACTTCTCAATACCCCAGTAATTTTTATTGTTAATGCGAGAGGTCAAGTAGCTTCTCTTTTGGCTACTGTTCGAGGTTTTAAAAATTTCGATAGTGAGTTGTTAATATCTGGAATTATATTTAATAACGTTAATTCAGATAGACATAAAAAATTAATCAAAGAAGTGTTTAAAAATGAAGACATCGAAATTCTCGGTTTTTTACCATCTGATTCAAAAATAACTTTAAATAAAGCTAATTTAGGTTTGGTATCTCCATTGGACAATAGTAAAGAAATTGATGTTGAATATTTTGCAAATTTTGCCGAACAAAATCTTGATGTGTTTTCTCTTATTAAATTTCTGAAATCTCCTCAAAAGAAAATATTTAATTCTGTCAGTTTTGCAGATTTTAAAATAGACAGAGGTAAACCTATTGCGATTGCAGAAGATAAAATATTTCATTTTCAATACCCTGAAACTAGAGAGTTTTTGGCTGAAATTGGCATACCATTGATTTCATGGAGTATTTATGATGATGAAGAAATACCTAATGAGGCTTCTTCTTTAATTATTCCTGGGGGGTTCCCTGAAAAATATGCTGATCATATAAGTAACTCCATAAAAAGCTTAAATTCGTTAAGGAAATTCCGCAAAAATGGATTTATATATGCAGAGTGTGGAGGGATGATGATTTTAGGAGACTTTATAAAAGATGAAAATGGCAATAATCATAAAATGAGTGGCATCCTACCTTTTAGATCCAAAAAAAGTAAACTCTCAGTAGGTTATCGATACATTGAGGGTTTAAAAGATACTCCGATCATTAAACAAAATCAATTAATTAGAGGACATGAATTTCATTATTGGGAAATTGAAAACAATTTATCTGAACTTGATTTAAGAAAAGCTGAGTATAAGAAGAAACTGCCTTCTCCTTGGAAAATTAAATCTTGGAAAACTAAATACAAAAATGAAGGTTTTTTTGATGAAAAATTACATGCAAGTTGGATTCACTTACATATGCCAAGTTCTCGTGAAGTCGCAAAAAATTTCATAGATGCTACCCAAATTAGCTTTTCAAAGGATTGCTAG
- a CDS encoding divergent PAP2 family protein produces MSEFFSFFNNSVLFWSLLSCLVAQFFKILFNFFSTGEIRFGIMLETGGMPSSHSALITGAASGIGYELGFDSSIFALSVAVALIVMYDASGVRKSAGIQAAEINKLSKKLDPQSELLLKETLGHTKTEVMVGSFLGPLITLPGMFFLGSPLKIFDFIVN; encoded by the coding sequence ATGTCTGAGTTTTTTTCCTTTTTTAATAATTCAGTACTTTTCTGGAGTTTATTATCCTGTTTAGTAGCTCAATTTTTCAAAATTTTATTCAATTTTTTTTCAACTGGCGAGATAAGATTTGGAATTATGCTCGAGACAGGTGGTATGCCTTCGAGTCATTCCGCCTTAATAACTGGTGCTGCATCTGGTATAGGTTATGAATTAGGATTTGATAGCTCAATATTCGCATTATCAGTTGCTGTAGCACTAATAGTTATGTATGACGCTAGTGGTGTTCGAAAATCAGCTGGGATTCAAGCTGCAGAAATCAATAAACTATCAAAGAAACTAGACCCTCAATCAGAATTACTTTTAAAAGAAACCCTGGGCCACACAAAAACTGAGGTCATGGTGGGAAGTTTTTTAGGGCCATTAATCACTTTGCCTGGAATGTTTTTTTTAGGTTCTCCTCTCAAAATATTTGATTTTATAGTTAACTAG
- the crtE gene encoding geranylgeranyl diphosphate synthase CrtE: MTEVINSISDFEKYLKSTKKLVEEALDFSLGPENPEILRESMRYSLLAGGKRIRPILCLASCSLAGGEPSLAVPTAVAIEMIHTMSLIHDDLPAMDNDDLRRGRPTNHKVYGDAIAILAGDALLTRAFEMVSLRSPGVDPNRLLNVVGELSLVAGAPGLVGGQVVDLECEGKEVDLETLEYIHLHKTGALLKACVRTGAMIAGANEKLLQALTTYAEGIGLAFQIIDDILDLTSSSEKLGKTAGKDLLADKTTYPKLLGMEESKKRAFDLVEKAKKAIEPWGVDAKYLISLADFITNRDS, translated from the coding sequence ATGACTGAAGTTATAAATAGTATTTCTGATTTTGAAAAATATCTTAAAAGCACGAAAAAGTTAGTAGAAGAAGCACTTGATTTCTCTCTAGGTCCTGAAAATCCAGAAATACTTAGGGAATCAATGAGATATTCCCTTTTAGCAGGAGGGAAAAGAATACGTCCAATTTTATGTTTAGCATCTTGCTCACTAGCTGGTGGAGAACCCTCTCTTGCTGTTCCAACTGCAGTAGCAATAGAAATGATCCATACAATGTCCTTGATTCATGATGATCTGCCCGCTATGGATAACGATGACTTGAGGAGAGGTAGGCCGACAAATCATAAAGTATATGGAGATGCAATAGCTATTCTTGCAGGTGATGCTTTATTAACCAGGGCCTTTGAAATGGTCTCTTTAAGAAGCCCTGGAGTCGATCCAAATAGATTATTGAATGTAGTAGGCGAATTATCACTAGTTGCTGGTGCACCAGGCCTAGTCGGGGGACAAGTTGTTGATTTGGAATGCGAAGGCAAAGAAGTTGACCTTGAAACTCTCGAATATATTCATCTTCATAAGACTGGAGCTTTATTAAAGGCTTGCGTAAGAACAGGCGCGATGATAGCAGGCGCTAACGAAAAATTATTACAAGCCCTAACAACATACGCAGAGGGAATTGGTTTAGCCTTCCAAATAATAGATGATATTCTTGATTTAACTTCCAGCAGTGAAAAGCTTGGTAAAACTGCAGGGAAAGATCTTTTAGCTGACAAGACTACTTACCCTAAACTACTTGGAATGGAGGAGTCAAAGAAAAGAGCGTTTGATTTAGTTGAAAAAGCAAAAAAAGCAATTGAACCTTGGGGTGTAGATGCAAAGTATTTAATATCCTTAGCCGACTTTATTACAAATAGAGACAGTTAA
- the folD gene encoding bifunctional methylenetetrahydrofolate dehydrogenase/methenyltetrahydrofolate cyclohydrolase FolD has product MSLKLDGKKLSLEIEERLNNYISGNKKNAKRAPGLAVIRIGEDPASGVYVNNKEKACSRVGIKSFIFHLKDNVDQKEVEQLIKKLNFDKDIDGMLLQLPIPEKFDEQRLISYINPSKDVDGLNEINIGKLVKNEPAMRSCTPAGIINLLRSHNITIEGKKIVVIGRSLLVGKPLSLMLLNLNGTVTMTHSKTSNLNKVCKEADILIAAAGKPNLVDSSFVKEGAVIIDVGIHRLKSSDKNQTRLCGDVLLEDVISKVFAYTPVPGGVGPMTVTMLLVNTIFSWQKQFGLSSTLNDLLP; this is encoded by the coding sequence ATGTCATTAAAATTAGACGGTAAAAAATTATCTCTTGAAATTGAGGAAAGATTGAATAACTATATTTCTGGTAATAAAAAAAATGCAAAAAGAGCTCCTGGTTTAGCAGTTATAAGAATAGGTGAAGATCCCGCGAGTGGTGTTTATGTAAACAATAAGGAAAAAGCATGTTCAAGGGTTGGGATAAAGAGCTTCATTTTTCATCTTAAAGATAATGTAGATCAAAAAGAGGTTGAACAATTGATAAAAAAACTAAACTTTGATAAGGATATTGATGGAATGTTGCTTCAACTCCCCATCCCAGAGAAGTTTGATGAGCAACGACTAATAAGTTATATCAATCCAAGCAAAGATGTAGATGGGTTAAATGAGATAAACATCGGCAAATTAGTGAAAAATGAGCCTGCGATGAGATCATGCACACCAGCAGGAATTATTAATTTATTAAGATCCCATAATATTACAATTGAAGGTAAGAAAATTGTTGTCATCGGAAGAAGTTTGCTTGTTGGGAAACCCCTATCGCTTATGTTGTTGAATCTAAATGGCACGGTAACAATGACTCATTCAAAAACTTCAAATTTGAATAAAGTTTGTAAGGAAGCCGACATTCTTATTGCGGCTGCAGGAAAACCTAATCTTGTAGATTCGAGTTTTGTGAAAGAAGGAGCAGTAATTATTGATGTTGGAATACATAGATTAAAAAGTTCCGATAAAAATCAAACCAGATTATGTGGCGATGTATTATTAGAAGATGTCATTTCTAAAGTATTTGCTTACACACCTGTACCAGGAGGTGTTGGGCCAATGACAGTAACAATGTTACTTGTAAATACTATTTTTAGCTGGCAAAAACAATTTGGTTTATCATCAACTCTTAATGACCTTTTGCCATAA